In Electrophorus electricus isolate fEleEle1 chromosome 12, fEleEle1.pri, whole genome shotgun sequence, a single window of DNA contains:
- the mmp15a gene encoding matrix metalloproteinase-15 isoform X1, translating to MSRQENLFKRLLKPVALSFVVVLANAVGTATQDDEFNGEVWLRTYGYLSQASRQMSTMQSAQILSSATKDMQRFYGLEVTGLLDTATLKAMKRPRCGVPDRFEESNEGNVRRKRFALTGHKWDQDKLTFSIQNHSPRVGQEQSKDAIRKAFQVWDKVTPLRFEEVLYHDIKNGSEGPDIMLLFASGYHGDMSLFDGEGGSLAHAFFPGPGMGGDTHFDLDEPWTLNQQEGTGVDLFLVAVHELGHTLGLEHSSNPSAIMAPFYQWMDTENFSLGEDDISGVQEIYGPPETATTPPLPTTTTSDRTTTGSEPTSSVAPARTTRVPVRPTQPWVPPATRQPPRPTGRSGQDAPDICEGDFDTVTMLRGEMFIFKGRWFWRVRRNRVLDNYPMPISFFWLGLPEDIDAAYERHDGKFVFFKGSKYWLFREADVLPGYPQELSRYGQGMPDRVDTAVWWEPSGYTYFFRGDRYWRFSEEERAVDNDYPRPISVWGSIPGSPKGAFLSDDGVYTYFYKGTTYWRFDNKRMKIDPGYPRSILNDFMGCRVHYSADPGTDKKPELDRPENRGHDQDTNDYNDNDINDVTTDDDNPEGEDKEVNVVLREKEADNHVMTLILVTVPLVLVLCILGVIYIILTTLQKKETPKVLVHCRRSLQEWV from the exons ATGTCACGCCAAGAGAATCTGTTTAAACGGTTGTTAAAACCTGTCGCCTTATCTTTCGTTGTGGTGTTGGCAAACGCTGTCGGAACAGCCACACAGGACGACGAGTTCAACGGAGAG GTATGGCTGAGGACGTATGGCTACTTGTCCCAGGCCAGCAGGCAGATGTCCACGATGCAGTCAGCCCAGATTCTATCCAGTGCCACAAAAGACATGCAGCGCTTCTATGGCCTGGAGGTCACTGGCCTGTTAGACACAGCCACTCTGAA AGCTATGAAACGTCCACGCTGTGGGGTTCCCGATCGCTTCGAGGAATCAAATGAAGGAAACGTCAGGCGGAAGCGCTTTGCTCTAACAGGCCATAAGTGGGATCAAGACAAATTGACCTTCAG CATTCAGAATCATTCCCCCAGAGTGGGCCAGGAGCAGTCTAAAGATGCCATCCGGAAGGCCTTCCAGGTGTGGGACAAGGTGACTCCTCTGCGATTTGAGGAGGTCCTTTACCATGACATTAAAAATGGCAGCGAGGGGCCGGATATTATGCTGCTGTTTGCCtctggttaccatggagacatgTCTCTCTTTGATGGCGAGGGGGGGTCACTAGCTCATGCATTTTTCCCTGGTCCTGGGATGGGAGGTGACACACACTTTGATTTGGACGAACCCTGGACACTCAATCAGCAGGAAGGAACAG GCGTTGACCTGTTCTTGGTTGCGGTTCACGAGCTTGGTCACACGCTGGGCCTGGAGCACTCCAGCAACCCCTCTGCCATCATGGCACCCTTCTACCAGTGGATGGACACAGAGAACTTCTCACTCGGCGAGGATGACATCAGCGGCGTCCAGGAGATATATG GCCCTCCTGAGACAGCAACCACTCCACCATTGCCCACAACAACGACCTCAGACAGGACCACCACCGGATCGGAGCCCACATCCTCTGTGGCCCCAGCGAGGACCACCAGAGTTCCTGTAAGACCCACCCAGCCATGGGTTCCCCCAGCCACTCGGCAGCCCCCCAGGCCCACAGGCCGCTCAGGCCAGGATGCCCCAGACATCTGCGAGGGGGACTTTGACACTGTTACTATGCTGAGGGGGGAGATGTTCATCTTCAAG GGTCGCTGGTTCTGGAGGGTGAGGCGGAACCGAGTTCTAGATAATTACCCAATGCCCATATCTTTCTTCTGGCTTGGACTTCCTGAGGACATAGATGCTGCCTATGAACGGCATGATGGGAAATTTGTGTTCTTCAAAG GCAGCAAGTACTGGCTGTTCAGGGAAGCTGATGTGCTTCCGGGCTATCCTCAGGAGCTGTCGCGGTACGGTCAGGGCATGCCTGACCGAGTGGACACAGCCGTGTGGTGGGAGCCATCTGGCTATACATACTTCTTCAGAGGAGACAG ATACTGGCGCTTCAGTGAGGAGGAGCGGGCGGTGGATAATGACTACCCAAGACCCATCAGTGTGTGGGGCTCCATCCCTGGATCCCCAAAGGGGGCCTTCCTCAGTGATGACGGAG TTTATACGTACTTCTATAAAGGCACAACGTACTGGCGGTTTGACAACAAGCGGATGAAAATTGATCCGGGATACCCAAGGTCCATCCTGAATGATTTCATGGGCTGTCGGGTTCACTATAGTGCAGACCCAGGTACGGATAAAAAGCCAGAACTCGACAGGCCAGAGAACAGGGGCCATGACCAAGACACCAACGACTACAACGATAACGACATCAATGATGTCACCACCGATGACGACAACCCTGAGGGAGAAGATAAGGAGGTGAATGTGGTGTTGCGGGAGAAGGAAGCTGACAACCATGTCATGACCCTCATCCTGGTGACGGTTCCGCTGGTTCTGGTGCTGTGCATTCTGGGAGTGATCTACATCATCCTGACCACGTTGCAGAAGAAAGAGACTCCCAAAGTTCTGGTTCACTGTAGACGCTCCCTCCAGGAGTGGGTGTga
- the mmp15a gene encoding matrix metalloproteinase-15 isoform X2, whose amino-acid sequence MSRQENLFKRLLKPVALSFVVVLANAVGTATQDDEFNGEVWLRTYGYLSQASRQMSTMQSAQILSSATKDMQRFYGLEVTGLLDTATLKAMKRPRCGVPDRFEESNEGNVRRKRFALTGHKWDQDKLTFSIQNHSPRVGQEQSKDAIRKAFQVWDKVTPLRFEEVLYHDIKNGSEGPDIMLLFASGYHGDMSLFDGEGGSLAHAFFPGPGMGGDTHFDLDEPWTLNQQEGTGVDLFLVAVHELGHTLGLEHSSNPSAIMAPFYQWMDTENFSLGEDDISGVQEIYGPPETATTPPLPTTTTSDRTTTGSEPTSSVAPARTTRVPVRPTQPWVPPATRQPPRPTGRSGQDAPDICEGDFDTVTMLRGEMFIFKGRWFWRVRRNRVLDNYPMPISFFWLGLPEDIDAAYERHDGKFVFFKGSKYWLFREADVLPGYPQELSRYGQGMPDRVDTAVWWEPSGYTYFFRGDRYWRFSEEERAVDNDYPRPISVWGSIPGSPKGAFLSDDGVYTYFYKGTTYWRFDNKRMKIDPGYPRSILNDFMGCRVHYSADPGTDKKPELDRPENRGHDQDTNDYNDNDINDVTTDDDNPEGEGSPTPPSWPSLGGTLAPPSVELPLQRLGPVTVAPSFPWNCSQ is encoded by the exons ATGTCACGCCAAGAGAATCTGTTTAAACGGTTGTTAAAACCTGTCGCCTTATCTTTCGTTGTGGTGTTGGCAAACGCTGTCGGAACAGCCACACAGGACGACGAGTTCAACGGAGAG GTATGGCTGAGGACGTATGGCTACTTGTCCCAGGCCAGCAGGCAGATGTCCACGATGCAGTCAGCCCAGATTCTATCCAGTGCCACAAAAGACATGCAGCGCTTCTATGGCCTGGAGGTCACTGGCCTGTTAGACACAGCCACTCTGAA AGCTATGAAACGTCCACGCTGTGGGGTTCCCGATCGCTTCGAGGAATCAAATGAAGGAAACGTCAGGCGGAAGCGCTTTGCTCTAACAGGCCATAAGTGGGATCAAGACAAATTGACCTTCAG CATTCAGAATCATTCCCCCAGAGTGGGCCAGGAGCAGTCTAAAGATGCCATCCGGAAGGCCTTCCAGGTGTGGGACAAGGTGACTCCTCTGCGATTTGAGGAGGTCCTTTACCATGACATTAAAAATGGCAGCGAGGGGCCGGATATTATGCTGCTGTTTGCCtctggttaccatggagacatgTCTCTCTTTGATGGCGAGGGGGGGTCACTAGCTCATGCATTTTTCCCTGGTCCTGGGATGGGAGGTGACACACACTTTGATTTGGACGAACCCTGGACACTCAATCAGCAGGAAGGAACAG GCGTTGACCTGTTCTTGGTTGCGGTTCACGAGCTTGGTCACACGCTGGGCCTGGAGCACTCCAGCAACCCCTCTGCCATCATGGCACCCTTCTACCAGTGGATGGACACAGAGAACTTCTCACTCGGCGAGGATGACATCAGCGGCGTCCAGGAGATATATG GCCCTCCTGAGACAGCAACCACTCCACCATTGCCCACAACAACGACCTCAGACAGGACCACCACCGGATCGGAGCCCACATCCTCTGTGGCCCCAGCGAGGACCACCAGAGTTCCTGTAAGACCCACCCAGCCATGGGTTCCCCCAGCCACTCGGCAGCCCCCCAGGCCCACAGGCCGCTCAGGCCAGGATGCCCCAGACATCTGCGAGGGGGACTTTGACACTGTTACTATGCTGAGGGGGGAGATGTTCATCTTCAAG GGTCGCTGGTTCTGGAGGGTGAGGCGGAACCGAGTTCTAGATAATTACCCAATGCCCATATCTTTCTTCTGGCTTGGACTTCCTGAGGACATAGATGCTGCCTATGAACGGCATGATGGGAAATTTGTGTTCTTCAAAG GCAGCAAGTACTGGCTGTTCAGGGAAGCTGATGTGCTTCCGGGCTATCCTCAGGAGCTGTCGCGGTACGGTCAGGGCATGCCTGACCGAGTGGACACAGCCGTGTGGTGGGAGCCATCTGGCTATACATACTTCTTCAGAGGAGACAG ATACTGGCGCTTCAGTGAGGAGGAGCGGGCGGTGGATAATGACTACCCAAGACCCATCAGTGTGTGGGGCTCCATCCCTGGATCCCCAAAGGGGGCCTTCCTCAGTGATGACGGAG TTTATACGTACTTCTATAAAGGCACAACGTACTGGCGGTTTGACAACAAGCGGATGAAAATTGATCCGGGATACCCAAGGTCCATCCTGAATGATTTCATGGGCTGTCGGGTTCACTATAGTGCAGACCCAGGTACGGATAAAAAGCCAGAACTCGACAGGCCAGAGAACAGGGGCCATGACCAAGACACCAACGACTACAACGATAACGACATCAATGATGTCACCACCGATGACGACAACCCTGAGGGAGAAG GCTCCCCTACCCCACCTTCCTGGCCTTCGCTCGGAGGGACGCTAGCGCCTCCGTCAGTAGAGCTGCCGCTGCAGCGCTTGGGGCCTGTCACCGTGGCCCCGTCTTTTCCGTGGAACTGTTCTCAGTGA